TTCGGAAAAACTAATGATGAAGAAACTGCCGCCATTGACAACCCTTTTGGAGTTAACCGAACATTTTTCTCCCGGTAGTCCTTAATTATGGCAGATCTAACCACTTCAGAATTCTCGACATCAGACTCCGGCGCGAATTCGTTCTGTTCTGCAACAACTTCTTCAGTTATATCAGCCAATGAACTGTCCTCTACATCAGGTTGTACCTTGCATTTTTTTACACTGTCACGCGGTGGAGTCACCTTTTTGTACTTTGACCCAGcctgtttttgcttctttagctcagcctcttgtttcttctttaacTCAGCCTCTTTTTTCTTAGCCGCAACCACTTTTTTCTTAGCTTCAGCCTCTTTTTTCTTAGCTTCAGCCTCTTTTTTCTTATCCTCAGTAGCTTTTTTCTTAGTCTCagccttctccttcctcttaaATGCAACATCTGCTTGCGTtgcttttttcttctcatcggCATCCTCACCCTTAACTTAACAATACGCTTGCGCCTGCAGCCGCGTCCATAGGCTGGATCCTTAGCAGCCTTATCATCTTTGGTAGCCTTATCATCCTTAGTAGCCTTTGCAGGAGAACTACTACGAAATCAAGAGGCCGCATATCAGTAGCTTTATCGACACTACCAAACTCCTCATCCAAAGTCCTTTTCACCCCTGATTCCTTTTCAAGCTCCTTGGCCAAATTCTTTTTCGGTCCAAACTCCTTACCAGGAGTCGCAGCTACTAACGCTGGACTATTGACAGACTTCTGATGCGTTCAAACCACCGGTGATGCCATCGATAAAGAGTtatctgataatggtggagagggGTTATCATGGTTTTCGGGAATTTTCCCAATCCCTAGATCTTTCAGACGCTCCTCCAGTAAAGCATTCACCCTGTCATCAATGGTCTTTTGGTCCATCAGTGGTCTGTTCCGGTCTAACTCGTAAGCTTCCAACCGTGAGTCAACCTGATCAAATTTTCTGGAAATAATATCCAGAGTACTCACAATGGTCGTTAGAGTCGCTTTGTTCTCCAACTCCAACTCTTTACTACCTTCCTTCTCGCCAGAAccctttcccgctgcatcagcTTCAGACTCATTCTGTGTCTTaactttcttctgcttcttagTGGGTGGCTCAGCTTCTGACGAAACTCCACCcttcattctcttcttctcattcCCCTTCCCCTTTACATTCCCCTGCACTTCCCACAAACCTTTCACAAATCTACCTGAATGTATGTCTGTTATCAACCTAACGAGTTGTGGGTTGTCATCTTCACCCGGCCAAATAGGAAACATCTCTTCAATTGAGTCCTTCAAAACCATTCTCCTCACACGCACCTGCAACACCAGGTTATAACAAAACTCAGCCTCCAAACTAACACAAAACTCAGCCATCAACTAAAATAATTCAGCCGTGATTTAACACATAACTCAACCATCAACTAAAATAATTCGGCCGTAATTTaacacataactcagccattaAGTAACTCCGAACTCAGCCATCAAATAAATTAAGTCAGCGTTAAACCTTACCTCGCCATGCTTTTCGATTTCGGCACACAACAATTTATCAAAGCTTGCACGTGTACGCTTTCCACCCCATCGCAAAAGCGGAACGTCTTCGTTATTGATCACTCTCCCAAAACTCTCACCGAAGCATGTGACGGATTCATAAGCCCAAATCAATAACGCGTCCTTCATGCCGCTTATTGTGTATGAACCTCCATCTGGAGCCAACGTTTTAATAGAGTCAATTAGAACTTCGTATGCAGTCCGACCCCATGGATACGACCTCATGGCTTCATCGTCGAATACCCTTATTGCATTTTGAAAGGGTATCCTTGAATTGTGATGCAAAAAATAGACTCCCATGGCTTGAAGAAGTAGCAGCCCCAACCACTTGCGCTTTTCAAAACTCCAAAGCGGACAGAACGCTAATGCTGCCTTCAGTTCATCTAACTTTGGTCTCATCCCAAGCGGCACCTTCAACTCCCCCCAAAACTCGTTGTATTGACCAGGTTCAAAATTTTCTGTTGGCAATGGACCTGTGTTTAGCCTAGTGATCTCACCAAACTCGAGCAAGCTAAACCTGATATCTCCTTCTCTATAACTCGCAGCTGTTTACACAGTAGATAGTGCACAGTCCTACCAGACCACATGCTTTCGCGTTCCGCTAGCCTAGCAACTACTCCAATGGGAGAGTTCACCAGTTCTTCCCACACATCAAGTCCTATTGTTTCTCTAACATGGGGGAAATGCCCTGGATGGAAATTGTGATTAATAACATTACCATCAAGGTTAGAAGACCCTTCAGGGTAAAGTCTTGGTGGGTAATCCCCTGATTTAACTTCAGCAGCATCCATATGATCATATAACCCAACAATAAAATCAGCCACAACAAAACAGTAACTCAGCCGCATCATAAGAGTAACACAGTCATAACATAACATTAGGTTATTCACGACACaaatataactcagccataacataACCATAACTCAGCCGCAGCAAAACCCTAACTCAGACGCAACGAAACctccaacaaaacaaaatcacagcCGCAACACAACCCTATCTCAGtcgcaaaaaaatataaattagatgaaatataatacataactgacccacaaactcaacaaaacacaatatataacgtCGCGATATCCTACCAGAAAAGACGAACTCGGAGATAAGAATGCAGCGAAGACGGCGGCGAAGACAATTTCGTACAAACGAGTTCAGAATTCTGATTTCGGGCACGATGATAACAGAGAAAACAGAGTACAACGACAGAGAGCTATTTCGACGAAGAGGAAGTTAACACAGACAATGTTGATGACGGAGAGTGGAAGTATCCTCGCGGTTCCTTCTTCGACGGTTCTTCTTCGAGACGACAAAACGATGTTCTTAGTTAGTTTTTTCTTAGAACTTCGATTTAGTTATGTTGGAGAAGAGACGTTTTGGTTTCTATTGTGATGGTGATGTGTAATTTTAATTACTGATGTGGATTATATGTTTAAAagtaatttcaattaaaataaactaaccAAAAGCCTTTAGAATCATTTACTATGGATGTCTAAACATTCTAGTCatcttaaaaaaatgtttaacacTGTAGTAATAAACCAACTTTTGTTATACATTCTAGTCATTTTCTCTTTATGCTTTCGCATGTTTTTTCtcctcaaaacaaaacaaaattggtATATTAATCCGAAAATAACATAAGTAGGATAAATCTAAAACCTTTAAGAACGAAGAACACTGAAAAAGATTATTAATGAACTCTACTAAACCAACACATTCAGGACAGTCTCTATCTGCAGTAGTAATTGACATGTCTATAAATGAGTCTCCGTTGTTGCCACTCAACTCAACAACAGAAAAACCTGCCATATGAAATGTTTCATCTTTCTCGAAGCTTAAATTCTCCACATGTCTCATCATCCGGTCACATCATCCACTGCTTTCTTCCTTGCGTGAAATCTAATTTTGAGCCCCTATAACAACGAGTCAACCAACTGATTCAACGTTTTGATGGGCTTTAAAGGcccattaatttaattttgagcCCCTATCTTCTCATTCAGATCCAATTGCCTCAGAGATTGATTCCCGTCTTCCATCTTCTTCTCTGACTCGCAATGTCTTGAAGAAGCTTTTACAACAATGGCGTATGGTTCTTTCGCTATCTCATCGAAAGCTCTAGTCTTTTGCCGTCCTTGCTATGGTGGCTCCATCAGAGATCTCCCTTTCTCCCTCCGCACGCCTACGGTTTCGTCTCCGTCTCCGTCTCTTTCCTTCTTTGATTCTCATTGGCTAAACCTCTCTAGTGGGAACTTTAACAGATTGGGCGTTGCGGATGCGTTGGAGCAATCGCGGCACCGAGAAACCTGGTGAAGCCACGCAAGGAAGAGAGCAGCGGTAAGGATATTAGGGGAGGAAGGAAGAGTAAGGATAAAACGACGCCGTGGAAGAAGTTAGATGCTAATGAGTTTGGTATACAGAGGTCCATGATCCCTGAATCTACACGCATGGTTCTCAATAAGCTCAGGAAAAAAGGTAACTTTTTGCGTCTTCTCAGCCTTTGTTAGCCTAATGTGAACCCCTCTCAAGCTCTTGAGATTGCTTTATACAGTTTTAAGTTAATGTATGTGGAACATTAGCTCTAGTGTTGTTTCTTCATAGAACTCGCCAAAAAtcgtcacttttttttttttttttgatgttccAGGGTTTCAAGTATACCTAGTGGGAGGTTGTGTTCGGGATCTTATACTAGATAGAATCCCCAAGGATTTTGATGTCATCACTTCTGCCGAACTCAAAGAGGTTTAAAATGGAACTACACACATTAGTTTTGCTATCCCACCTTTCTGCCTAAGATCTTGTCTCATTTGTGAATCACCCTTGTGTGTGTACAGGTACGGCAAGTATTTCCCCGATGCCAAATCGTTGGAAGACGGTTTCCCATCTGCCATGTTTATGTCGATGATATCATCATAGAGGTTTGCTCAATGTTTTCACTCATTCACATGAAGTTATGTCATAACCACTTATCATCTGAGTAAGCTAGGGCTTGAAAAATAGGGCTCTCGGTTTCTTTCTCCTATGAGGAAGAACACTTTCTCTTAATATATCTTCCCTCAAGACTTAGTCGAGTGGTTCAATGTAACAGGTGTCAAGTTTTAGTACTTCAGCAAGGACTGGCAAAACGCCAAATAAGAACTTCAGAAAGCCTGTGGGCTGCAATGAACGTGACTACATCCGTTGGAAGAATTGCTTACAGCGTGATTTTACTGTCAATGGGTAAGCACATTTATCTATGGATTAAAATCCTTAATACAGAATGCATTAACATTCATATGTTGGATCTTTCAGGTTGATGTTTGATCCATTGGAGAACGTAGTGTATGACTATATAGGAGGAGTTGAAGATATAAAGAACTCTAAAGTAGGCAAGCTAATCATTTTTTATAGAAACCAATTGACACGGTCCTAACCAGTCTAGTTATTCTGTAGGTGAGGACAGTATCTGCAGCAAAGCTTTCATTTATAGAGGATAAAGGTCAGTTTTAGATGCAATGGTGGTAGTATGACGTATGTTTGTTTGCAAAAGGCTTCAAAAATGGTAATGGTGTTCACTTTACAGCTCGCATTTTACGTGCAATTAGGATTGCAGCGAGGTTAGGATTCAGCTTGACTAAAGACGTTGCTGTTTCTGTGAAGGAGCTTTCTACTTCATTGCTGAGACTTGACCCTGTatatctctctttcttttctcttgttCTCCTTCTTCTTGCGAGGTTTGGACTGAACATCTTCTCTCGTCTTCTGCAGTCAAGGGTCCAGATGGAAATCAATTATATGCTGGCCTATGGGTCTGCAGAAGCTTCTTTAAGGTTGTTATGGAGATTTGGTCTCATGGAGATTCTTCTACCTATCCAGGTAGGCCTGTGGGTTCGCTTagtttggtttattcggttcgGGTAGTTAactgaactttttttttgtgcacaatCTTACCGAACTAATCCTAAATAAAGTTTGGTTCAGTACTCCGttagttctttttttgaaaattctaccgaagtttttgattttggttagattttggtttaattttgcTAAAGTTTTGGTTAAATCCAGTTAtttcggttagttcggttcaaaattgtgTTAGGGTGGTTTGGGTTTTTGAAATGGTTTaggtgtaattttttttaaagaagaaaacTAAAAACTGAACTTCTTTAGAAAACCTACCGAATCGTACTGAACTTCtaaccgaactaaccgaaattttggttcggtttggcgAGTTCGGTTAGGTTCAAAATCCCAGGGGCCTATATCCAGGTTTGGTGAAGAATCTTCTCTAGTAGCAGTGTGTTGTTGTGCATATTGAGTATTGATTCTAAATCGGTTAAACTATTCGCAGGCATCTTATTTTGTTTCCCAAGGGTTCAGGAGACGTGATGGAAGGTCCAACATGCTTCTGGTACTTAACTCTTCTTTCTAGTATTAGTTAACACTAGAGACTGCAATAAAAGACTCCATAGGGCTAACAGATTTAAAGCCTCTTACTTGCAGTCCATGTTTCGCAATCTTGACCGACTTGTAGCACCTGATCGACCATGCGCCGAGCTACTCTGGTTAGAAACCTCTCCCTTGTTGGTACATCTATTTTAGTAAATGGATTTACCAAGTTAACAATAATGGGAAAGAATAATAACCTCAGGATTGGGATCTTAGCGTTTCACAAAGCATTGGTCGACCAGCCTCGGGATCCCACCGTCGTAGCTTCCTACTGTCTTGCCATCTACAGTGACATATCTTTATCCGAAGCCATGGAGATCGCAAAGAGCAACACAAAACAGCACAACTCAAACTTCCAAGAACTGTCCGCTCAAGACAAAGACATTGCTGGCAGCAAACTATCGCAGCAGGTCATGAGCTTAGCAGAGTCTGTAAAATCAGCTGCGAAAAAGATGCATGATCGAGACTACTTAGCTAACGCGATGAGCAAATACCCGCAAGCACCAAGCTCTGATATGGTAACACATTGTGATCACACTACTGCTGCTGCATCTACTAGAGATGTTTTGACTGGGGTTGTTTTTTCAGGTGTTCATGTCGAGACCATTGTTGGAGAGAGTGCAGAGAATGTTTGGAAGTGTGAGAAGGAAGGGAGATGGAGAGAGAGGTGTGCCAAGTTTAGACCGCAGGATAAACTACAAGTCTCTTGCTCTTGGAGACTTTCACGAGACACGTCGTGTTTTCGCTAGGATTGTCTTTGATACCGTTTACCCTCCAAAGATTTAAGCCTAGAATTTTTCTTCATTTCACATTCAATTTTCAGATTAGtatcaactatttttttttgggaaaaaaatagatgaggttctaatttttttttattgttaactAACTccaaagtttcaaaaattaattgaatATCTTTGGTATGTAAAATGTTCTTTTTGCCTTTGTTACccaaagaaaattacaaaaactgcaaatattttttagttgaTGCCATGGAgacaaaatttcatattatttatgaaaatacaaGCTTTGCTAGGAAgagttattattatatttttcagaaTTATAAACTGGCTTATTTTTTGGCAGGTTTCTTAGTGACATTTATTTGTAAAAAATCATTCTCTTTGTTAGTTCTTTAATTTCtgaaatcattaattttataaacttaGTCAAATCTTTTGACCCTTTAGACTTttacacaaatattaaaaaacaattaattttatacctttcctaaacaaaaataacatttactATCTATCTAATTATAATTCAACGAATTTAAAAACAAACTGTAGAATATAGAGCTCATCTATTAAGAAAACTAAAAAGCTGAGAGAATAGTAATCTCTTCTGTTcgattttctaattatttactTCGTGATTATGCCTACATGGAGACTCGTAAGAGATAACAACTCTCTGATGTTTAAGCTTAACTTTAATTTCGAGGCGTGATTATGAGTTAAATGATTATTTCTTTTACTTGTAGCACTAGTTCATGGAATTTCTTGTAAAGTAATATTTGAATACTTATCTGAATATTTATCGTCTAAAGATTATGCATGAtgtgtttattttatataaacccATTCAAAAGTCGGTTAGCTTCCATATAATTtgtgaagaatttttttttttttagcgatgatttattatgatattacaattatgaaaaAGATTACATAAATGATCCGACAACCGACAACCGACAATATTATCTGCCTTATAAGGATCTACGTCTAATTGTATCACCTGAACCGTCTTACGAAGATCACGTCTGACCGagtttacttgcaccatgttgaagatctcttgtaaaCCTTTCTTCCGTAGCttacataattatttaataaatcgttttttttttcgaaaattaaaatttgaacctgctggtgtagaagcattaatgaaccatTAGTCAAACTATTTGATTAAGCGGCTTCCACTAAAATTCCAAAAACTATTTAATGACGAAAACTTAAATGGCAAATCTGTTTATGTTCTGACGTAGACAATACAAATATCGTAGTCCATCGTAAGCAAATCTATAGAGCGTCACAAGTCGAACCTAGCCGTTTTGCAAAATTCCAAACCATATAATGTCACTACTAGTTTCATCTCATCGATCAGATCTAAATATTGATATTCTCGAAATGTACTTTGTGATATGGTTGTTGCAAATCCAAAATTTGGTAGCGTGGCCTTCCCGTCCTCTGAATCTTTGATTACTTAAAAATCagagtattttatttttcattctttaCTTTATTTTCGTCcgtatattaaattaatattatgcCGAAAAGGTTAGGTGTACATGAAATATATAGATCTTACAGAATCTCTATGAATGGCAGATTGTGAGATATTTCTAAAGTGATTGCTTTAGAATATTTCTTTTGAAAATGATTGCTTTAGAATATTCACAGATAGAAGATCAGAAAAATATAAGAGTTTCACTAACTTTGTTaataaagaaatgaaaaagCCGCACCAGCGTATGCAAACGCACCTCTGCTCTTCCTTTTGTTCATTTTAACATATATACAGGCTACTGAAGTCTGAAACTAGAGTCATATCATAGCCTTACATTTTTTTCGTGTCTCAttttcttctctccttttaaaaGGAGACGATTTCCGGCAAGGTCTATGACCGTTAGTTGCCTTTTTTAATCTTTCAAATCTTTCCCTTGTTTTTAGTGGAACCATTTATCGGCTCTTTTGTCACAgtgttttattttggaaattatattttatttccttttcttctcaGCTCCATCTCACCTATTTCCTTCTCTGGTCTAGAGTTTTATTTCCTGTTTCCCTTTTCTTCTCAAAATTCTCTGTTTCTTTCCTAAACTAATGATTTCTCAGAAATTCGTGGCCGAATTTTGCCTTATTAATGGCAAATTTGCTTCAATCACGGTAGATCTACTGCCAAAGAATTTTTTCCTCCACCACGGCTCTACCCTGAATTCATCTCCGACGACTGCGAACATGGCTGACCTCCTCCACAAAGCGATAAGAGCTATGTCCATTGGTGATGATGAAGAGCCCCTTACCCTACCTGATGAACCTCGTTTCCGTGTTATTGATGAGAATGAAACTAGTATCCTTGGCCGCTTGCTGAACCCCGAATGTCAGTCCATGGCTCGAATGATAGACTATATGCCTACAGCGTGGCGTGTTTACGGTCGTGTTCGAGGGATTGCTCTCTCGAAAGACAGGTTCCAGTTTGTTTTCCAGCGAGAGGAAGATCTACAGACGGTCCTCAAAGATAGACCCTGGTCTTATAATCATTGGGCTATGGCTTTGGAGAGATGGACAGCTAACCCTCCTGATGACTTCCTCAAAACGATGGATCTGTGGATTCGGATTAGGCATATCCCAGTGGAGTTCTTCACTACTGATACTATGTACCGCCTGGCGTCAGAGGTTGGaaaagttgatgttattgcttACGATCCTAAGGTTTCCCAGACTAAGGACTACATCAGAGCCAAAGTTTGCTTCAACCTGGATAACCCGGCCAAGGCATTCAGAAGATTGAACCTCAAGTCTGGTGGGACGGTGAACATTGAATTTGAATATGAAAAAATTCATAAGAGATGTTTTCACTGTCTGCGCCTTACCCATGAAAAGATCAGATGCCCACTTTTGCGTAGAGGTGGTGTGAAGGAGAAACAAGTATCTAATGACCGAGAGGCATTGCCTGAGCCTCGTCCTAATCTTCCCATTGTGAGAGCTTCACTACTGGATGAGGGCCCGCCTGGTTTTCCTCCCATGTTTCCGGAGCTTTCAAAGCAAGACCAAAAAATGGCTATGTTGTATATCTCACATGCTGATGAGACAGAACGCAGAGCTAGAATCGAAAGAGTCAAGCAAGGTATTGCTGATAGTGCTGCTGAAGCTTCGGTCCGTATCACTCGGATTACCAATGAGCTAGACAAAGGAAAAGGCCACGTTTTCTCTTATCAAGACGATACACTGGTCTCTAAAAAACAGAGACCCCTCTTACTTGGAGCTTACTTAGAAGGCTATGTTCAATCTCTGGAGGAAGGTGAGACTGATTCTTCGGCTACAAATGGCTCCTTTACGTCTGCTCCCACTGCGGTTCTGTCGGGTTTTCAGCTTGGCCCTTCCTCGGGAGGGCGAGTCTCCGGGAACCAAAATGCCAGCAAGACCCAAAGGAAGAGGCCTCCGTCCTGGAAGAGGAAACCCAATACCAGTCGTGCCCAGGCTTCTTATCCTGCTCCTTCTCAGCACCTGAACAAGGCAAAGAGAAAGTCTTCTCCCCCTCCACAGACAGCGTCCGAGAACAAATCTGCAAAGCTTACAGACCCTACGGTGGCTTCCGTATTGAAGCCGCTGCTCCCCCAATGAGCATTTGGTGTTGGAACTGTCAAGGTGCTGGGAGTACTGAGACAGTTCAGAAAATTCGGGAAGTTAGACGTCTACACTTTCCGGATTTCATGTTTTTGATGGAGACTAAACAAAAATATGCGTATGTTTCTGGATTACAAAAAAGCTTGGGTTACGATAAGTTGTTCACGGTGGAGCCTAATGGTTTAAGTGGTGGGCTAGCTGTGATGTGGAAGGATAGTTACAATGTTGAGATACTGTCTAGTGATAAGAGGATTATTGACATGAAGATTTCGTCAGGTCCTTTGgatttctttctctcttgtATTTATGGAGATCCCGTGCGAGCTAGGAGGCAGACGGTATGGGATCGTCTTGTTGATATTGGGTTGGTGAGAGACACGGCTTGGGTCCTCGCGggtgattttaatgaaattatgTCTAATGAGGAAAAACTTGGTGGAGAAGAAAGGAG
This region of Brassica napus cultivar Da-Ae chromosome C5, Da-Ae, whole genome shotgun sequence genomic DNA includes:
- the LOC111206220 gene encoding poly(A) polymerase I isoform X2, whose protein sequence is MAYGSFAISSKALVFCRPCYGGSIRDLPFSLRTPTIGRCGCVGAIAAPRNLVKPRKEESSGKDIRGGRKSKDKTTPWKKLDANEFGIQRSMIPESTRMVLNKLRKKGFQVYLVGGCVRDLILDRIPKDFDVITSAELKEVRQVFPRCQIVGRRFPICHVYVDDIIIEVSSFSTSARTGKTPNKNFRKPVGCNERDYIRWKNCLQRDFTVNGLMFDPLENVVYDYIGGVEDIKNSKVRTVSAAKLSFIEDKARILRAIRIAARLGFSLTKDVAVSVKELSTSLLRLDPSRVQMEINYMLAYGSAEASLRLLWRFGLMEILLPIQSMFRNLDRLVAPDRPCAELLWIGILAFHKALVDQPRDPTVVASYCLAIYSDISLSEAMEIAKSNTKQHNSNFQELSAQDKDIAGSKLSQQVMSLAESVKSAAKKMHDRDYLANAMSKYPQAPSSDMVFMSRPLLERVQRMFGSVRRKGDGERGVPSLDRRINYKSLALGDFHETRRVFARIVFDTVYPPKI
- the LOC111206186 gene encoding uncharacterized protein LOC111206186, which encodes MADLLHKAIRAMSIGDDEEPLTLPDEPRFRVIDENETSILGRLLNPECQSMARMIDYMPTAWRVYGRVRGIALSKDRFQFVFQREEDLQTVLKDRPWSYNHWAMALERWTANPPDDFLKTMDLWIRIRHIPVEFFTTDTMYRLASEVGKVDVIAYDPKVSQTKDYIRAKVCFNLDNPAKAFRRLNLKSGGTVNIEFEYEKIHKRCFHCLRLTHEKIRCPLLRRGGVKEKQVSNDREALPEPRPNLPIVRASLLDEGPPGFPPMFPELSKQDQKMAMLYISHADETERRARIERVKQGIADSAAEASVRITRITNELDKGKGHVFSYQDDTLVSKKQRPLLLGAYLEGYVQSLEEGETDSSATNGSFTSAPTAVLSGFQLGPSSGGRVSGNQNASKTQRKRPPSWKRKPNTSRAQASYPAPSQHLNKAKRKSSPPPQTASENKSAKLTDPTVASVLKPLLPQ
- the LOC111206220 gene encoding uncharacterized protein LOC111206220 isoform X1; translated protein: MAYGSFAISSKALVFCRPCYGGSIRDLPFSLRTPTIGRCGCVGAIAAPRNLVKPRKEESSGKDIRGGRKSKDKTTPWKKLDANEFGIQRSMIPESTRMVLNKLRKKGFQVYLVGGCVRDLILDRIPKDFDVITSAELKEVRQVFPRCQIVGRRFPICHVYVDDIIIEVSSFSTSARTGKTPNKNFRKPVGCNERDYIRWKNCLQRDFTVNGLMFDPLENVVYDYIGGVEDIKNSKVRTVSAAKLSFIEDKARILRAIRIAARLGFSLTKDVAVSVKELSTSLLRLDPSRVQMEINYMLAYGSAEASLRLLWRFGLMEILLPIQASYFVSQGFRRRDGRSNMLLSMFRNLDRLVAPDRPCAELLWIGILAFHKALVDQPRDPTVVASYCLAIYSDISLSEAMEIAKSNTKQHNSNFQELSAQDKDIAGSKLSQQVMSLAESVKSAAKKMHDRDYLANAMSKYPQAPSSDMVFMSRPLLERVQRMFGSVRRKGDGERGVPSLDRRINYKSLALGDFHETRRVFARIVFDTVYPPKI
- the LOC111206187 gene encoding uncharacterized protein LOC111206187, producing MDAAEVKSGDYPPRLYPEGSSNLDGNVINHNFHPGHFPHVRETIGLDVWEELVNSPIGVVARLAERETASYREGDIRFSLLEFGEITRLNTGPLPTENFEPGQYNEFWGELKVPLGMRPKLDELKAALAFCPLWSFEKRKWLGLLLLQAMGVYFLHHNSRIPFQNAIRVFDDEAMRSYPWGRTAYEVLIDSIKTLAPDGGSYTISGMKDALLIWAYESVTCFGESFGRVINNEDVPLLRWGGKRTRASFDKLLCAEIEKHGEVRVRRMVLKDSIEEMFPIWPGEDDNPQLVRLITDIHSGRFVKGLWEVQGNVKGKGNEKKRMKGGVSSEAEPPTKKQKKVKTQNESEADAAGKGSGEKEGSKELELENKATLTTIVSTLDIISRKFDQVDSRLEAYELDRNRPLMDQKTIDDRKSVNSPALVAATPGKEFGPKKNLAKELEKESGVKRTLDEEFGSVDKATDMRPLDFVVVLLQRLLRMIRLPKMIRLLRIQPMDAAAGASRKEKAETKKKATEDKKKEAEAKKKEAEAKKKVVAAKKKEAELKKKQEAELKKQKQAGSKYKKVTPPRDSVKKCKVQPDVEDSSLADITEEVVAEQNEFAPESDVENSEVVRSAIIKDYREKNVRLTPKGLSMAAVSSSLVFPNVGHDGTTCMRKNVTPSSAIYDPLAHVDPALLEKLMQHIKAITPKPPEHQHVVVYMNVLIKRSMREPTLFWSKRIAFIDVWWQSFSIHDYAQFKMKPTMFMFKGNGYEDMINGRIPDHCRTNLKWYEDMDHLYGCLQTGGNHWVVYHVNLKKEKIDCYDPIFGEVTLKSEQRILNSFKPLTHMIPAMLSVHIPANIRPISRKKFSFRRRSKRYTPQNTQVGDCGVYSLKFVECLALGVTFDGINDQNIQGLRMKMAADILAEGGNVVTDQMMAK